One genomic segment of Novosphingobium sp. RL4 includes these proteins:
- a CDS encoding ferritin-like protein, whose protein sequence is MRSRVTFQLQRILEQAHEADLAQAHTFSKSLGVGAGSKKHVDVPDGFSPHDYAVFLLHVAAEIEHGLLVQYLFAAYSLGGPQVPAEHHDKVARWQAVLLGIAREEMGHLVTVQNLLKLLGGPINLERDDFPWDTPFYPFPFSLEPVSLGSLARYVCIESPETWPDPWAKRRAEIEGIGFPGGASDFKRVGLLYETLKNLVGDKTLIPDDLFHADTLSFQASFAEWGRGYAAGARGATEPGARVPDVLIHTAYSRSTALDALEAVAEQGEASHADGDKDPAPSHFERFMGLFLEIEAVTGWTPWRPVAANPRAVGDPDAVPGTTYIGNPVARVWARLLNLRYRMLLSYIAHSFRISGDYTSADGLTRSAVLNRAFGEMYNLRAIANILVSMPADDPKQPERAAPSFELPYSMDLPMLDRDAWRQHIDLLQASAKLIGQIHGTAGSAADAYLDSLLALDGQAIATFEAAVRGSRGPGLAYSVGGRA, encoded by the coding sequence ATGCGAAGTCGTGTGACATTCCAGCTGCAACGGATCCTCGAGCAGGCCCATGAGGCCGACCTCGCGCAGGCCCACACCTTCTCGAAGTCCTTGGGAGTAGGCGCGGGATCGAAGAAGCACGTCGATGTGCCGGACGGCTTCTCGCCCCACGACTACGCGGTCTTCCTCCTGCACGTGGCTGCCGAGATCGAGCACGGCCTGCTCGTCCAGTATTTGTTCGCCGCCTATTCGCTTGGCGGCCCGCAGGTGCCCGCCGAACACCACGATAAGGTGGCGCGCTGGCAGGCCGTGCTCCTCGGCATAGCACGGGAGGAGATGGGGCACCTCGTCACGGTCCAGAATCTCCTTAAGCTGCTTGGCGGCCCGATCAACCTCGAACGCGACGACTTCCCGTGGGATACGCCATTCTATCCCTTTCCGTTCTCTCTCGAGCCGGTGAGCCTCGGATCGCTCGCCCGCTACGTGTGCATCGAGAGTCCCGAGACGTGGCCCGATCCATGGGCGAAGAGACGTGCGGAGATCGAGGGGATAGGGTTTCCCGGCGGCGCCAGCGACTTCAAGCGCGTCGGTCTGCTCTACGAAACGCTGAAAAACCTGGTCGGCGACAAGACGCTGATTCCCGACGATCTCTTCCATGCCGACACGCTCAGCTTCCAGGCCAGCTTCGCCGAGTGGGGACGTGGCTATGCGGCTGGCGCGCGTGGCGCGACGGAACCTGGAGCGAGGGTGCCGGACGTCCTGATCCACACCGCTTACTCCCGTTCGACCGCACTGGATGCGCTCGAGGCGGTCGCCGAGCAGGGGGAGGCATCGCACGCCGACGGCGACAAGGATCCTGCCCCTTCGCACTTTGAGCGGTTCATGGGACTATTCCTGGAGATCGAAGCCGTCACGGGCTGGACTCCATGGCGTCCCGTTGCCGCCAATCCCCGAGCGGTCGGGGATCCCGACGCGGTGCCCGGCACGACCTACATCGGCAATCCAGTGGCGCGGGTCTGGGCGCGTCTGCTCAACCTGCGCTACCGGATGCTGCTTTCCTACATCGCCCATAGCTTCCGAATCTCCGGCGACTACACGTCGGCGGACGGCCTGACGCGAAGCGCGGTGCTTAATCGCGCGTTCGGGGAGATGTATAATCTCCGGGCCATCGCCAACATCCTCGTCTCCATGCCGGCCGACGACCCCAAGCAGCCGGAACGCGCGGCGCCGAGCTTCGAGCTTCCCTACTCGATGGATCTACCTATGCTCGACCGGGACGCCTGGCGGCAGCACATCGACCTCCTTCAGGCGTCGGCCAAGCTGATCGGTCAGATCCATGGAACCGCCGGCTCCGCCGCCGACGCGTATCTGGATTCGCTGCTTGCCCTGGATGGGCAGGCGATCGCGACCTTCGAGGCGGCGGTCCGGGGCAGCCGCGGCCCCGGTCTCGCTTACAGCGTGGGGGGACGGGCATGA
- a CDS encoding TIGR03620 family F420-dependent LLM class oxidoreductase, producing the protein MPSLGRIGIWSMELRFGDRAQAELAAAELDELGYGTLWIPGGIGGDITGDIDRLLGATTRATIATGILNIWMHDPAEIASWWKRLPDDRQQRVLLGLGVSHSHLVGEAYERPLAKMASYLDRLDEEGLPAEARCLAALGPKMQELARERSCGVHPYLVSPDHTRSAREVLGPGKLVAPEQGIVLDSDLASAREKARGALAGYVQYPNYRNNWLRLGFTVEEIDAMSDRLVDSLFACGDLAAITARLEEHWSAGADHVCIQAITGQGLDLGPSMEVWRSVAGTGVR; encoded by the coding sequence ATGCCATCGCTCGGACGCATCGGCATATGGTCGATGGAACTGCGCTTCGGAGACCGCGCGCAGGCGGAACTGGCCGCCGCGGAGCTGGACGAGCTGGGCTACGGCACCTTGTGGATTCCGGGCGGTATCGGCGGAGACATCACCGGCGACATCGACCGGCTGCTCGGCGCCACCACGCGTGCGACCATCGCGACCGGCATCCTCAATATCTGGATGCATGATCCCGCCGAAATCGCGTCCTGGTGGAAGCGCCTGCCGGATGACCGGCAGCAGCGGGTTCTTCTCGGGCTCGGCGTGAGCCATTCCCATCTGGTGGGCGAAGCATACGAACGGCCGCTCGCGAAAATGGCGTCCTATCTCGACCGGCTCGACGAGGAAGGTCTTCCCGCCGAGGCCCGCTGCCTCGCCGCGCTCGGTCCGAAGATGCAGGAACTCGCGCGGGAGCGTTCCTGCGGGGTGCATCCCTATCTCGTATCGCCCGATCACACACGATCCGCGCGTGAGGTGCTGGGGCCGGGAAAGCTCGTCGCTCCGGAGCAGGGGATCGTTCTGGACAGCGATCTTGCCAGTGCGCGCGAAAAGGCGCGGGGCGCGCTGGCGGGCTACGTCCAGTATCCGAACTACCGCAACAACTGGCTGCGGCTCGGCTTTACCGTCGAGGAGATCGACGCGATGAGCGACCGCCTCGTGGACAGCCTGTTCGCTTGCGGAGACCTGGCGGCGATCACGGCGCGGCTGGAAGAACATTGGTCGGCAGGTGCGGACCATGTGTGCATCCAGGCGATCACGGGGCAGGGGCTCGATCTCGGCCCGTCGATGGAAGTCTGGAGATCCGTCGCCGGGACAGGCGTGCGCTGA